The Streptomyces laurentii region CTTGGGCTCCCACTCCATGTCGGGGTAGGTGCGGCCCCGGCGTCCTTCGAGGATTTTGACGATGCCCAGGCCGGCCCGGTCCAGGTCGTCGCGGGGGTCGCCGTCCGGGCGGTGCGGATAGCCGGGCAGGGCGAAGAGGAACACGAAGGCGCTGTCCACACCCTCGGTCTCGAAGATCTCCAGCAGTTCGCCCAGATACGCGGCCTGGCCGGCCTCGTCGCGCTCGTAGACGCCGTCCAGCCGCACGGGGTCCTTGGTCTCCGGGTCGTGCTCGACCACTTCGAGGACGCGTCCGCCGCGGTCGCCCGCGCCGCGGTACGCCGCCGTGCCGAAGCCGGTGATGGCCAGCGGCTTCGGGCCCCGGGCCAGGGTGCGTACCGCCTCCCGGAACCGGTCGGCGACCTCGGCGGAGCGGATCAGCTCGTACGTGACGAAGTCGAAGGGCGTCCAGTCGACCTGCTCGAACTGGATGGCCGCGTAGGTGAGTTCGCCCTCGAAGCGCTCGCGGATCGCGGCCGCCGCCTCGCCGAGGAACGCGTTCACGCGGACGCCGAGCGCCCGCATCTCCTCGGCCCGCCGCTCGGGCCGGCCCATCAGCCGTTCGACCCGCTCCTCGGGGCTCTCGCCGGGCAGGAAGCCGGGGTTCATCACGCTCAGCTCGACCCCCGCGACGAACACGACCGCGGCTCCCCGCCGCCGGATCCGTTCGGCCCGCTCGGCGCAGTCGCGGAAGAGGGCGAGGATCCGCTCCGGTTCGAGTTCGAGCGGGTAGGGCGAGAACCAGATCTCCAGGCCGAGTCCGGCGGCGGCGACGGCGGCCGACTCCAGCCGGCCGGGGTCGCCGCCGATGATCTGGACCGCGTCGCAGTGCAGGTCGTCGCGGATGATCGCGAGTTCGCGCCGTACCACGGCGGGGTCGAAGTGCTCGCGGGAGTTCCGGCCGTGCGTGACGAAGCCGGTGTCGTAGGTCATTCCTCTGGCGCGCATGGTGCCGCCCCTTCTTCTCGTCTCGTCGATCGTCTCGGGTGGGTCGAGGCTGACACGAAAAGATGCGCGCACGCAAGATTTCTCGAACGAAAGATTGCTGGCGCGCAAGTTTGCGTGCGCGCAGTCCGCTGTGGAACGCTGACGCGCATGACGACACCACCGCCAGGACTGCGGGAGCGGAAGAAGCGGGCCACCCGCGAGGCGCTGCGCGAGGCGGCCCTGCGGCTGGCCGTGGAGCGCGGGCCGGACCGGGTGCGGGTGGAGGACATCGCCGAGGCGGCCGGGGTGTCGCCGCGTACGTACAACAACTACTTCGCCAGCCGCGAGCAGGCGATCGTCTCCGCCGTGACCGCCGACCGGGAGGCGCGGATCGCGGCGGCGGTCGCCGCCCGGCCCGCGGACGTACGGCTGGCCGACGCCGTCACCGACGCGGTGGTCGAGCGGTTCACGCGCGCCGGCGAGCACGAACAGCGCGCCCTGCTGCTGATCACCACCAACGCCGCGCTGCGCGACGCGTTCCTCGACGCCACCGCCGGCATCGAACCCCCGCTCGCGGCCGTCCTTGCCGAACGCCTCGCCGTACGCCTGGGTGAACGCCTGGGCGGTGACGCCGAAGCGCCCGCGGCCCGGGTGCTCGCGGCGAGCGTGGCCGCGGCCGTCCGTATCGCGCTGGAGGGCTGGCT contains the following coding sequences:
- a CDS encoding tetR family transcriptional regulator (Helix-turn-helix domains; cl00088;~TetR family transcriptional regulator [Streptomyces lividans TK24];~identified by MetaGeneAnnotator; putative), with amino-acid sequence MTTPPPGLRERKKRATREALREAALRLAVERGPDRVRVEDIAEAAGVSPRTYNNYFASREQAIVSAVTADREARIAAAVAARPADVRLADAVTDAVVERFTRAGEHEQRALLLITTNAALRDAFLDATAGIEPPLAAVLAERLAVRLGERLGGDAEAPAARVLAASVAAAVRIALEGWLRPAGDTEAGEGPTAGGLVVPAGSPADRLRAALAPLAPAFDAAERG
- a CDS encoding hypothetical protein (Hypothetical protein XNR_5240 [Streptomyces albus J1074];~identified by MetaGeneAnnotator; putative); protein product: MRARGMTYDTGFVTHGRNSREHFDPAVVRRELAIIRDDLHCDAVQIIGGDPGRLESAAVAAAGLGLEIWFSPYPLELEPERILALFRDCAERAERIRRRGAAVVFVAGVELSVMNPGFLPGESPEERVERLMGRPERRAEEMRALGVRVNAFLGEAAAAIRERFEGELTYAAIQFEQVDWTPFDFVTYELIRSAEVADRFREAVRTLARGPKPLAITGFGTAAYRGAGDRGGRVLEVVEHDPETKDPVRLDGVYERDEAGQAAYLGELLEIFETEGVDSAFVFLFALPGYPHRPDGDPRDDLDRAGLGIVKILEGRRGRTYPDMEWEPKEAFAAVAERYRR